One genomic segment of Desulforamulus reducens MI-1 includes these proteins:
- a CDS encoding CRISPR-associated helicase/endonuclease Cas3 — protein sequence MNYYAHSDKEKDKNQWHLLRDHLQGTGVTASTFAKSFGGETIAHVAGLLHDLGKYSPEFQKRLEGHSIKVDHSTAGAIEGGKRYGLIGKILAYIIAGHHSGLPDWGSVADETSLEARLKKKLYDYMSFSKEINLPVEKDITMPAIRPIVGAGFSVQFLTRLLYACLVDADFLDTERALNPEKAAARVKKYSLKKLSNNLEQYLNNLCTKASDTAINRKRYKILANCREKAECEPGLFTLTVPTGGGKTLSSLSFALRHAIRYEKERIFYVIPFTSIIEQNAMVFKRVIGEENVLEHHSNFAYPQEDQWEMENDLADKLAQQKLATENWDMPVIATTNVQFFESLFAAKSSRCRKIHNLANSVIIIDEAQMIPTGFLKPCLNAVVELVANYHATIVLCTATQPAINKFLPKEIVPVEIIDNPEELYKAFKRVQVHNIGTVSDVELVEKLVSQDQVLCIVNSKKHARILYEGIRGDGTFHLSTRMCPVHRTKVLEMVKERLKEGQVCRVISTQLIEAGVDIDFPVVYRSMAGIDSIAQSAGRCNREGLREMGQVYVFWPEKHGMPRGWLNRTASLGSMVFKRYEDPLGLEGVKAYFTSLYDVDAAELDKKCIMEDIREQERQLRFPFRTIAEKFKLMNDNTSTIVIPWDKYCQKTLAEAESNLFSGSYARKLQRYGVAVYEKEFRELLEFGALEVVGGRFYVLKEDMFDAYYSQETGLKPFTESMFLNDTLII from the coding sequence ATGAATTATTACGCTCACTCAGATAAAGAAAAGGATAAGAACCAGTGGCATTTACTTAGGGATCATTTGCAAGGAACAGGTGTAACTGCCAGCACCTTTGCCAAATCATTCGGTGGAGAAACAATTGCCCATGTTGCTGGTCTTCTGCATGATCTGGGAAAGTATTCGCCTGAGTTTCAGAAGCGTCTGGAAGGCCATAGCATTAAGGTTGATCATTCTACGGCAGGTGCAATTGAGGGGGGAAAACGGTATGGTCTGATAGGTAAAATTTTGGCCTATATTATAGCGGGACATCATAGTGGTCTACCTGACTGGGGCAGTGTAGCAGACGAAACCTCCTTAGAAGCCAGACTAAAAAAGAAATTATATGATTACATGAGTTTTTCTAAAGAAATAAATTTACCTGTAGAAAAGGATATTACAATGCCCGCCATAAGGCCAATAGTAGGTGCAGGTTTTAGTGTTCAGTTTCTTACAAGACTATTGTATGCGTGCTTGGTTGATGCAGATTTCCTTGATACAGAAAGGGCCTTGAATCCAGAGAAGGCTGCTGCCCGTGTTAAAAAGTATTCGCTCAAAAAACTATCGAATAATCTGGAACAGTATCTCAATAATCTGTGTACGAAAGCTTCAGATACTGCAATTAACAGGAAACGGTATAAAATTCTTGCCAACTGCAGGGAGAAAGCAGAATGCGAACCGGGTTTGTTTACACTTACAGTCCCCACAGGTGGTGGAAAGACACTGTCTTCCTTGAGTTTTGCCCTAAGACATGCCATAAGATATGAAAAGGAAAGAATATTTTACGTGATACCCTTTACCAGCATTATCGAGCAAAATGCTATGGTTTTTAAAAGGGTGATCGGCGAGGAAAATGTGCTTGAACACCACAGTAATTTTGCATATCCGCAAGAAGACCAGTGGGAGATGGAAAATGATTTAGCGGACAAACTAGCACAACAAAAACTAGCCACCGAAAACTGGGATATGCCTGTTATCGCCACAACCAATGTGCAATTTTTTGAATCTCTTTTTGCAGCTAAGAGTTCAAGATGTCGTAAAATACATAATTTAGCTAACAGCGTAATTATCATTGATGAGGCACAAATGATACCAACGGGCTTCCTAAAACCATGCCTAAATGCGGTGGTAGAACTGGTTGCTAATTATCATGCAACAATAGTTTTGTGTACCGCAACACAGCCAGCTATTAACAAATTTCTTCCTAAAGAGATAGTTCCAGTTGAAATAATCGATAACCCGGAAGAGTTATACAAAGCTTTTAAAAGAGTGCAGGTGCATAACATAGGAACAGTATCCGATGTAGAATTAGTTGAAAAGTTGGTCAGCCAAGACCAAGTATTATGCATAGTGAATTCAAAAAAACATGCCCGTATCTTGTATGAAGGGATTCGTGGCGATGGCACCTTTCATCTGAGCACAAGGATGTGTCCGGTTCACCGAACAAAAGTGTTGGAAATGGTGAAGGAAAGACTTAAAGAAGGACAAGTGTGTCGCGTTATCTCAACGCAATTGATTGAGGCAGGGGTAGATATTGACTTTCCTGTAGTTTATCGGAGTATGGCAGGGATCGACTCAATTGCCCAGTCAGCAGGACGCTGCAACAGAGAGGGATTGCGCGAGATGGGACAAGTATATGTGTTTTGGCCTGAGAAGCACGGTATGCCAAGGGGGTGGCTGAACCGAACAGCTTCCTTGGGTAGTATGGTTTTTAAAAGGTATGAAGATCCCCTGGGTTTGGAAGGGGTAAAAGCGTATTTCACTTCTTTATATGATGTTGATGCTGCTGAATTGGATAAGAAATGTATTATGGAGGACATCCGGGAGCAAGAGAGGCAGTTGAGGTTTCCTTTCAGGACCATTGCAGAGAAATTTAAACTAATGAATGACAACACCAGTACAATTGTGATTCCTTGGGATAAATATTGCCAGAAAACTCTGGCAGAAGCAGAAAGTAATCTCTTTTCCGGTTCATACGCCAGGAAATTACAGAGGTATGGGGTTGCGGTATATGAGAAGGAATTCAGGGAACTCCTTGAATTTGGCGCTTTGGAAGTAGTGGGTGGGAGGTTTTACGTACTAAAAGAGGATATGTTTGACGCTTATTACAGCCAGGAAACAGGGCTTAAGCCCTTCACAGAAAGCATGTTTCTGAATGATACACTAATTATTTAA
- the cas5c gene encoding type I-C CRISPR-associated protein Cas5c: MGYGIRLLVWGEFACFTRPEMKVERVSYDVMTPSAARGILESIHWKPSIVWKIDKIHVLNEIRFDNVRRNEVGSKIPTGNVRKAMKGEPTLLCQYASEDRQQRATLLLRNVAYVIVAHFEMTSKAGPQDSPEKHYAIFSRRARQGQCFQQPYFGCREFPAKFRLIEEDEPTPHSLHKGDKDLGWMLLDIDHEDGMNPRFFRATMKDGLIEVPPMERGLTVL, translated from the coding sequence ATGGGTTATGGTATCCGGCTTTTGGTTTGGGGAGAATTTGCATGCTTCACAAGGCCGGAAATGAAGGTGGAAAGAGTCAGTTATGATGTCATGACTCCTTCTGCCGCCAGAGGCATATTGGAGTCCATTCACTGGAAACCATCCATAGTCTGGAAGATAGACAAAATCCATGTACTAAACGAAATTAGGTTTGACAATGTTCGGCGCAATGAGGTGGGCAGTAAAATCCCGACCGGCAATGTTCGGAAAGCCATGAAGGGGGAGCCTACCCTACTGTGCCAGTATGCCTCAGAAGACCGCCAACAGAGGGCCACCCTTCTTTTACGTAATGTGGCATACGTAATTGTAGCCCATTTTGAAATGACTAGTAAAGCGGGACCCCAGGATTCACCGGAGAAGCACTATGCTATCTTTTCACGGAGGGCCAGGCAGGGGCAGTGCTTCCAGCAGCCCTACTTTGGCTGCAGGGAATTTCCAGCTAAGTTTCGTCTTATAGAAGAGGATGAACCAACCCCTCATTCCCTACATAAGGGAGATAAGGATCTGGGATGGATGCTGCTGGATATAGATCATGAGGATGGAATGAACCCACGGTTCTTTAGGGCTACCATGAAAGACGGGCTAATTGAAGTACCTCCGATGGAAAGGGGGTTGACCGTCCTGTGA
- the cas8c gene encoding type I-C CRISPR-associated protein Cas8c/Csd1 gives MIINALYQYYGTLLNDQDSGVSRPGFSKAKVGYCLVLSREGQLLDIIDLRVERNKKLVSREMDVPEQVKRASGVAANFLCDNCTYILGLGQKNKQEKRDRIKKCFEAFVQRQEEILQGVEDEGAVALLKFLRGWDIASAVEHPAIIRQLDGLVEGSNLVFKLEGNEGYIHERKTIREAWNRHRNAQVSDIRMQCLVTGEKTGIARLHPSIKGVTGAQPSGASLISFNLNSFTSYRKTQSFNAPVGEEAVFGYTTALNYLLGSEKHRIRIGDTTTVFWAEKSTNGLEEDLLGLLFFPVAEENGKSDKKDDHSLRQATRDPQTVKLLHDIFRRVKEGKAVSQELTGINLNTNFYILGLAPNASRLAVRFWHVDTYGKLIAKIAQHYRDMAMVKNFEKNPYFIPLGMILKETAPLKDSKRIAPLLGGVLMRAILSGTPYPMSLYSSMISRIRADQEVNYVRAAVIKACLVRHERFYNKGNEVELTVALNEQNSNKGYLLGRLFSLLEKAQEDANPGINSSIRDRYFGSASATPGSVFPILLRLAQHHITKAEYGRHTDKRIEDVISSIDGFPAYLTLEEQGQFVLGYYQQRQALYTKTEKKGELNNVRTN, from the coding sequence GTGATTATCAATGCCCTATATCAATACTATGGAACGCTACTAAATGATCAGGATTCCGGGGTAAGCAGGCCCGGGTTTAGTAAAGCAAAGGTGGGCTACTGCTTGGTACTTTCCAGAGAAGGGCAATTGCTGGATATTATTGACCTGCGGGTGGAAAGAAACAAGAAGTTAGTATCAAGAGAAATGGATGTACCGGAGCAGGTAAAAAGAGCATCCGGTGTAGCGGCAAACTTTCTGTGTGATAACTGCACTTATATTTTAGGATTGGGCCAGAAGAACAAGCAAGAAAAGAGAGATAGAATCAAGAAATGTTTTGAGGCTTTCGTCCAGAGGCAAGAGGAAATACTGCAAGGTGTAGAGGATGAAGGAGCCGTAGCACTATTAAAATTTTTGCGGGGTTGGGACATAGCCTCTGCGGTAGAGCACCCTGCGATTATTAGACAGCTTGATGGGTTAGTCGAGGGTAGTAACCTTGTGTTTAAGCTGGAAGGGAACGAAGGCTATATCCATGAACGGAAGACAATCAGGGAGGCGTGGAATAGACATAGGAATGCCCAGGTATCAGATATTAGAATGCAGTGTTTGGTTACAGGAGAAAAAACGGGAATTGCCCGGTTGCATCCGAGCATTAAAGGAGTGACAGGGGCACAACCCAGCGGGGCATCTTTAATATCCTTTAACCTTAACTCTTTTACGTCTTACAGAAAAACCCAGAGCTTCAATGCGCCGGTGGGAGAGGAAGCGGTCTTTGGCTACACAACTGCTTTGAATTACCTGCTGGGGAGTGAGAAACACCGGATTAGAATCGGCGACACTACTACCGTATTTTGGGCAGAAAAATCTACCAACGGACTTGAGGAAGATTTGTTAGGTTTACTTTTTTTCCCGGTTGCTGAGGAAAACGGTAAAAGTGATAAAAAAGACGACCATTCCTTGCGTCAAGCTACAAGGGACCCCCAAACAGTGAAACTACTACATGATATTTTTCGCAGGGTGAAAGAAGGCAAAGCTGTTAGCCAGGAGCTTACAGGGATAAATTTAAACACAAACTTCTACATCTTGGGTTTGGCCCCCAATGCTAGCCGCTTGGCGGTAAGATTTTGGCATGTTGATACTTATGGAAAGCTTATTGCAAAGATAGCGCAACACTACCGTGATATGGCAATGGTCAAAAACTTTGAAAAAAACCCGTACTTCATTCCATTAGGGATGATTTTAAAAGAAACAGCACCACTTAAAGATAGTAAAAGGATTGCACCCTTACTGGGTGGTGTTTTGATGCGGGCCATTCTCTCAGGCACACCCTATCCTATGTCTTTATATAGCTCAATGATATCCCGAATCAGGGCGGATCAGGAAGTTAATTATGTGCGGGCAGCTGTAATAAAAGCTTGCTTGGTTAGACACGAACGTTTTTATAACAAAGGAAACGAGGTGGAATTGACAGTGGCATTAAATGAGCAAAACAGCAACAAGGGTTATTTATTAGGACGTTTATTCTCCTTGCTGGAAAAAGCGCAGGAGGATGCTAACCCGGGCATAAATTCATCTATCAGGGACAGATATTTTGGGTCTGCTTCTGCTACGCCCGGATCGGTTTTTCCAATCCTGTTAAGACTTGCCCAGCACCACATTACAAAAGCGGAATACGGAAGGCATACTGATAAGAGGATAGAAGACGTAATCTCCAGTATTGATGGCTTCCCGGCCTATCTAACCCTTGAGGAGCAGGGACAATTTGTCCTTGGGTATTATCAGCAGCGCCAAGCGTTGTATACAAAAACTGAGAAAAAAGGAGAGCTAAACAATGTTCGAACCAATTAA
- the cas7c gene encoding type I-C CRISPR-associated protein Cas7/Csd2 yields MFEPIKNRYEFVLFFDVENGNPNGDPDAGNMPRIDAETGLGLVTDVCLKRKIRNYVDIVKNGIEGFDIYVREGSILNNQHMKAYSALDIKPESKKLPKNEEDARRVKAFMCKHFYDIRTFGAVMTTEVNCGQVRGPVQINFARSIDPIVQQEVTITRMAVTSVKDAEKKDREMGRKHIVPYALYRAEGYVSAHLAEKSGFTKEDLELLWQSLTNMFDHDRSAARGKMATRKLIIFEHETALGNASAHSLFDMVEVSRKDLIRPPRAYSDYKVTVNMAALPAGIKLMEK; encoded by the coding sequence ATGTTCGAACCAATTAAGAACAGGTATGAGTTTGTATTGTTCTTTGACGTAGAGAATGGAAATCCTAATGGTGATCCTGATGCTGGCAATATGCCTCGTATTGATGCTGAAACTGGATTAGGACTGGTTACTGATGTTTGTCTTAAAAGAAAAATTAGAAACTATGTAGATATAGTAAAAAACGGTATTGAAGGGTTTGATATCTACGTGCGTGAAGGGTCAATATTAAATAACCAGCACATGAAGGCATATAGTGCCCTCGACATTAAGCCGGAATCAAAGAAACTGCCCAAGAATGAAGAGGATGCCAGAAGGGTTAAAGCCTTCATGTGTAAGCACTTTTACGATATCCGTACCTTTGGAGCAGTTATGACTACAGAGGTTAATTGTGGACAGGTGCGTGGCCCAGTACAAATTAACTTTGCTCGCAGCATTGACCCAATTGTTCAACAAGAGGTTACCATTACAAGAATGGCGGTGACATCTGTAAAAGATGCTGAGAAGAAAGATAGGGAAATGGGACGCAAACATATTGTTCCCTATGCATTGTACAGGGCGGAAGGCTATGTTTCTGCCCATTTAGCTGAAAAGTCAGGATTTACTAAGGAAGATCTAGAGTTGCTTTGGCAATCATTGACAAATATGTTTGATCATGATCGGTCGGCAGCCAGAGGTAAGATGGCTACCAGAAAACTAATTATTTTTGAACATGAGACGGCACTAGGAAATGCCTCTGCACATAGTCTGTTTGATATGGTTGAGGTTTCAAGAAAGGATCTAATCCGTCCACCCAGAGCCTATAGCGATTATAAAGTAACGGTTAATATGGCAGCATTACCCGCAGGGATTAAATTAATGGAAAAGTAA
- the cas4 gene encoding CRISPR-associated protein Cas4, whose protein sequence is MEKLYEEDDLLALSGIQHFAFCERQWGLIHVESQWVENVKTVEGKNMHKRVDDPYFTETRGDVKIVRSVPLMSKTLGLYGVADVIEIQQHDDNFGIVNYSIVEYKRGKPKADDRDQVQLCAQALCLEEMLAITINYGYLFYGETKHRYRVEFNNCLRTRVQELAQRMHLLFEKGQTPPAVYNKKCKNCSLFDICVPELSKVNKRTQKYLSRVFDDMRIE, encoded by the coding sequence ATGGAAAAACTTTATGAAGAAGATGATCTATTAGCATTGTCTGGAATTCAGCATTTTGCCTTTTGTGAAAGACAGTGGGGGCTTATTCATGTAGAAAGTCAGTGGGTTGAGAATGTAAAAACAGTTGAAGGGAAAAATATGCATAAAAGAGTTGATGACCCCTATTTTACGGAAACGCGTGGTGACGTAAAGATTGTGAGGTCAGTTCCTCTTATGTCCAAAACCCTTGGTCTGTATGGTGTGGCAGATGTAATTGAAATTCAGCAACATGATGACAACTTCGGTATCGTAAATTACAGCATTGTTGAATATAAACGAGGAAAGCCCAAAGCAGATGACAGGGACCAGGTTCAATTGTGTGCTCAGGCCCTTTGCCTTGAAGAAATGCTCGCCATTACTATTAATTATGGATACCTTTTCTATGGTGAGACGAAACACAGATACAGAGTTGAGTTTAATAATTGTTTAAGGACTAGAGTTCAAGAACTTGCGCAAAGAATGCATCTACTGTTTGAAAAAGGGCAAACTCCACCAGCAGTATATAATAAGAAATGTAAAAATTGTTCCTTGTTTGACATATGTGTTCCAGAACTCTCCAAGGTAAACAAAAGAACACAAAAATATCTAAGCCGAGTGTTTGATGATATGAGGATTGAATAG
- the cas1c gene encoding type I-C CRISPR-associated endonuclease Cas1c, producing MRKMLNVLYITNPEAYLAKDGENLVVRVQDEEIFRTPIHYLEGIVTFGYMGASPALLGMCVEKGVTVSFLTAHGKHQATVHGTPKGNVLLRRKQYRLADSESESAKLASMFIIGKIANCRTVLRRFMSDYGDKVQIEEVDRVSKIMARNVLRLGKELLLDEVRGIEGESAQMYFSVFDQLIICHKDHFFMKGRNRRPPLDNMNALLSFLYSLLLHETRSALETVGLDPYVGFLHRDRPGRTGLALDLMEEFRPYLVDRLALSLINRRQVTGDGFLKKESGGVIMKENVRKIVIEAWQKRKREEITHPFLEKKIYVGLLPYAQALLLARHLRGDLDRYPPFVWK from the coding sequence ATGAGAAAAATGTTGAATGTTCTTTATATAACAAATCCTGAGGCTTATTTGGCAAAAGATGGGGAAAACCTTGTGGTAAGAGTTCAGGATGAAGAAATTTTCAGAACTCCTATTCACTATCTGGAGGGTATAGTTACCTTTGGTTATATGGGTGCAAGCCCCGCTTTACTGGGAATGTGTGTTGAGAAAGGGGTTACGGTATCTTTTTTAACTGCCCATGGTAAGCATCAGGCTACAGTACATGGAACTCCCAAGGGCAATGTGCTATTGAGAAGAAAACAGTACCGTCTGGCTGATTCTGAAAGTGAATCTGCAAAGCTGGCTTCAATGTTTATTATCGGGAAAATTGCTAACTGCAGGACGGTACTCCGCCGTTTTATGAGTGATTACGGAGATAAGGTTCAAATTGAAGAAGTTGATCGTGTCTCTAAAATAATGGCTCGTAATGTATTGAGGCTAGGCAAAGAACTATTGCTTGATGAAGTGAGAGGAATTGAAGGCGAATCAGCACAAATGTATTTTTCTGTATTTGACCAACTAATTATATGTCATAAGGACCACTTTTTTATGAAAGGAAGAAATCGCAGACCGCCATTGGACAACATGAACGCATTGTTGTCATTCCTATATAGTCTACTTTTGCATGAGACCCGATCCGCTCTAGAAACTGTTGGATTAGATCCATATGTTGGTTTTTTACACCGTGACCGACCGGGTAGGACCGGGTTGGCCCTAGACCTTATGGAAGAATTTCGGCCGTACTTGGTAGACAGATTAGCATTAAGTTTAATTAATAGACGGCAAGTCACAGGAGATGGATTTTTGAAAAAGGAATCGGGTGGAGTTATTATGAAGGAGAATGTTCGAAAAATCGTGATAGAAGCCTGGCAAAAAAGAAAGAGAGAAGAAATAACCCATCCATTTCTGGAAAAAAAGATATATGTTGGTTTATTGCCCTATGCGCAAGCCCTATTGTTAGCTAGACATTTAAGGGGAGACTTAGATCGATATCCTCCGTTTGTATGGAAGTAA
- the cas2 gene encoding CRISPR-associated endonuclease Cas2, with the protein MMMLITYDVNTTTDAGKKRLRRVAKQCINYGQRVQNSVFECLLDPAQFAELKNTLEEIIDKEKDSLRYYYLGSNWKKRIKHVGAKEIFDPEGTMII; encoded by the coding sequence ATGATGATGTTGATTACTTATGATGTAAATACTACAACCGATGCAGGTAAAAAAAGGCTGCGTCGAGTTGCCAAACAGTGTATTAATTATGGCCAACGAGTGCAAAACTCTGTATTTGAGTGCTTATTAGATCCAGCGCAGTTTGCAGAATTGAAAAATACTCTTGAAGAAATAATTGATAAGGAAAAAGATAGTCTTAGGTACTATTATCTTGGTAGTAACTGGAAAAAAAGGATTAAACACGTTGGTGCTAAAGAGATTTTTGACCCTGAAGGGACTATGATAATCTAA
- a CDS encoding ExeA family protein yields MFTQFFGLKFNPFSKEVPADKLFISQDLLELESRLKYLQSTRGIGLVAGEPGAGKSTALRKFVNELNPALYKHCYFSLATVTVLEFYQGLALELGEQPKHKKVAIFRQIQGAINSMYYERRITPVIILDEIHLASNKLLEDLRLIFNFKMDSQNPFILVLAGQPLIRSKLSLNINNPLRQRLVVKHIMQGLKPEEIRDYCTSRLKQAGLIEEIFTDSAIDAIYATTKGLPRLINNLVTNCLLYAYYKKLRQIDEEVVYQAQNELNI; encoded by the coding sequence ATGTTTACACAATTCTTTGGACTTAAATTTAACCCTTTTTCTAAAGAAGTACCGGCGGACAAATTATTTATTAGCCAAGACTTATTGGAACTAGAATCGAGGTTAAAATATTTGCAAAGTACCCGTGGAATCGGGTTAGTTGCAGGTGAACCAGGTGCTGGCAAATCAACAGCTTTGAGAAAATTTGTTAATGAGTTAAACCCAGCTCTCTACAAGCATTGTTATTTTTCTTTGGCGACTGTTACTGTGTTGGAATTTTATCAGGGACTTGCCTTAGAACTTGGTGAGCAACCTAAACACAAAAAGGTAGCTATTTTCCGTCAAATTCAGGGCGCTATCAATTCTATGTACTATGAACGCCGGATTACGCCGGTAATTATCTTAGATGAAATACATTTAGCTTCAAACAAGTTGTTAGAGGATTTAAGGCTCATTTTTAACTTTAAAATGGACTCGCAAAATCCCTTTATTCTTGTCTTAGCAGGACAACCTTTAATTCGATCTAAGTTATCACTCAACATCAATAACCCACTAAGGCAACGTTTGGTAGTGAAACATATTATGCAGGGGTTAAAACCTGAAGAAATTAGAGATTATTGCACCAGCCGATTAAAGCAAGCAGGGTTAATCGAAGAGATTTTCACCGATTCAGCAATTGACGCTATCTATGCCACAACAAAAGGCTTACCACGGTTAATTAACAATTTAGTTACTAATTGTCTGCTTTACGCTTATTACAAAAAGTTAAGGCAAATTGATGAAGAGGTAGTTTACCAGGCCCAAAATGAACTTAATATTTGA
- a CDS encoding IS481 family transposase has translation MLTAKDRESIALKKFSLISPVLNGQVKNQKDYFETICVKPIDMPYYGFRMYSPKTLMCWLSDYRRGGLDSLKPGYRSDKGKSRKVSLEIADEIRKKRSQMPRITSALLYEELVKDKVILPEKLSRATFYRFLVANPELAAGKDPENPGEKELKRFSHQRINELWQTDIMFGPYISIGKSKKQAYLIAFIDDASRLITHAQFFFFQNFVALRVALKEAVLKRGIPKMIYTDNGKVYRSDQLNMLCAGLGCSLIHTEPFTPTSKGKIERFFHTVRQRFLSRLDPTKLKSLDQLNLYFWQWLEEDYQCKTHSALNMSPLDFFMAQVHNINFLANPQLLEEHFLLRVTRKVNHDATLSVESILYETEQSLANSRLEVRYDPDWLANSNQPILLYRDGMKVGEARQVNFFDNARAKRKGRGRQSQSSQELLESVETSEQKATPSISYAQIDDQLKQSSREVGDR, from the coding sequence ATGCTCACAGCCAAAGATAGGGAAAGTATTGCTCTTAAGAAATTTTCTTTGATTAGTCCAGTACTAAATGGCCAGGTTAAAAACCAAAAGGATTATTTCGAAACTATATGTGTTAAGCCCATTGATATGCCCTATTATGGATTCAGGATGTATTCCCCAAAAACTCTTATGTGTTGGTTAAGTGATTATCGTCGTGGGGGATTAGACTCATTAAAGCCAGGTTACCGATCGGATAAGGGTAAAAGCCGAAAGGTAAGCCTAGAGATTGCTGATGAAATTCGTAAGAAAAGAAGCCAAATGCCACGGATTACTAGCGCACTGCTCTATGAAGAGTTAGTTAAAGATAAAGTTATTCTTCCGGAAAAGTTGTCACGAGCGACTTTTTACCGTTTTCTGGTCGCTAATCCTGAACTGGCTGCAGGTAAAGATCCAGAAAACCCTGGTGAGAAGGAACTTAAACGTTTTTCTCACCAAAGAATTAATGAATTATGGCAAACTGATATTATGTTTGGTCCATATATTAGTATAGGTAAATCAAAGAAACAAGCCTACCTAATCGCATTTATCGATGATGCCTCCAGGTTGATAACACATGCACAATTCTTCTTTTTTCAAAACTTCGTAGCTCTTCGAGTAGCTTTGAAAGAGGCTGTTCTAAAACGAGGAATTCCCAAAATGATCTATACAGATAACGGAAAAGTTTATCGTAGTGATCAACTAAATATGCTTTGTGCTGGATTAGGTTGCTCGTTAATTCATACAGAACCTTTCACCCCTACGTCTAAGGGTAAAATTGAAAGGTTTTTTCATACTGTGAGGCAACGCTTTTTATCTAGATTAGACCCCACTAAATTAAAAAGTTTAGACCAACTAAATTTATATTTTTGGCAATGGCTGGAGGAAGATTATCAGTGCAAGACCCATAGTGCTTTAAATATGAGTCCATTAGATTTTTTTATGGCTCAAGTCCATAATATTAATTTTTTAGCCAACCCCCAATTATTAGAGGAGCATTTTTTATTGCGCGTTACCAGAAAAGTTAATCATGATGCGACCCTGTCTGTTGAATCTATTCTTTATGAAACGGAGCAAAGCTTAGCCAATTCACGACTAGAGGTACGGTACGACCCAGATTGGTTAGCTAATTCAAACCAACCAATTTTATTATACCGGGATGGTATGAAAGTTGGTGAGGCCAGACAAGTAAATTTTTTTGACAATGCTAGGGCTAAAAGAAAGGGTCGAGGTCGGCAATCTCAGTCATCACAGGAGTTACTGGAATCGGTTGAAACGTCGGAACAGAAAGCAACTCCTAGTATTTCTTATGCTCAAATTGATGACCAACTTAAACAATCGTCAAGAGAAGTAGGTGATCGCTAA
- a CDS encoding IS3 family transposase, which produces MFEYVEVLYNRIRLHASLGYMSPCEYELYLTKQLAA; this is translated from the coding sequence ATATTTGAGTATGTAGAAGTCCTTTATAATCGGATCAGGCTGCATGCAAGTTTGGGCTATATGTCCCCTTGTGAGTACGAACTATATCTAACTAAACAGTTAGCAGCATAG
- a CDS encoding IS3 family transposase — translation MKTPCCRFRARKCYFKKGSGHLRKPPEIRYQFIDAHRFEFRVEKMCQVLEVSRSGYYSWRKRPKSKRKKANEKLLEQIKDIHRKSRGLYGVRKITKELNNKKKIKCGHNRVYKLMKENGISSKRPRRFKATTNSKHNYPVAENLLNQNFKVNQPNKVWVSDITYVPTDEGWLYFAAIIDLCHKKIVGWSMDSTMTKGLVINALKQAVRRARPPKGVIHHSDQGSQYASHAYQSLLKKYGFIASMSRKGNCYDNACAESFFSTLKNELIHLSRFKTR, via the coding sequence ATTAAAACGCCGTGTTGCCGATTTAGAGCAAGAAAATGCTATTTTAAAAAAGGCAGCGGCCATCTTCGCAAACCACCGGAAATAAGATATCAATTTATAGATGCACACCGCTTCGAATTCAGGGTGGAGAAGATGTGCCAAGTGCTTGAAGTGTCAAGAAGCGGTTATTATAGCTGGCGTAAAAGGCCAAAAAGTAAACGTAAAAAGGCTAATGAAAAATTGTTGGAACAGATCAAGGACATCCATAGAAAATCCCGGGGTCTATACGGGGTCAGGAAGATCACTAAGGAACTAAACAACAAAAAGAAGATAAAATGTGGTCATAACCGGGTATATAAGCTCATGAAGGAAAACGGAATAAGTTCTAAAAGACCGCGCCGGTTTAAGGCTACTACCAATTCCAAGCATAATTATCCAGTGGCCGAAAATTTATTAAACCAGAACTTTAAGGTAAACCAACCGAATAAGGTGTGGGTATCAGACATAACTTATGTTCCTACTGATGAAGGTTGGCTTTACTTTGCAGCTATAATCGACTTGTGTCATAAAAAGATTGTCGGTTGGTCTATGGATAGCACAATGACTAAAGGATTGGTCATCAACGCTCTTAAGCAAGCTGTTCGCCGGGCTAGGCCGCCTAAAGGAGTTATCCATCATTCAGACCAGGGTAGCCAATATGCAAGCCATGCATACCAGTCACTTTTAAAAAAGTACGGCTTTATTGCAAGTATGAGCCGAAAAGGCAACTGTTACGATAACGCCTGTGCAGAATCATTTTTTAGCACCTTAAAAAATGAGCTTATCCATTTATCACGTTTCAAGACCAGGTAG